A window of Osmerus mordax isolate fOsmMor3 chromosome 11, fOsmMor3.pri, whole genome shotgun sequence genomic DNA:
TTTGCTCGGTCTTGGACTGAGAACTCGGAAACTCTGGTCCGCTACAATATTTTAAGATCGGTCAAGACCACAACTGCAGGAATATTACTGAATTACATGTGCATTGtccaagttattaatattattgttgATTTTATATAAAACTGCCACCAATAATATACCCATTTCTAACGTGGAACTTTGTAAGGCtgtcaccccccgccccccttcagTCCAGACTAAGTGAAACTATAGCTACTTTCCTTACTGAGGAGTTGGCAACACTGAGTGAAAGTGGAGACGGGTGCAGTGGTGTCTGACTGACTGGGAGATGTCGGCCAAACCGTCTGTAATTAACTTTCGTAACTAATCCACCACAAAGAGTGTATCAGCTAAACATTGTGCGGTAGAAAACACACAACAGTGTGTAAATTCTACAACACAACACTTACTGAGGCGACTGGAGCCAGTCAAACGTTTATCGTGATTAGAAAGGAAGTATATAAAGGTAAACTAGCTCCAAGTGTGAAGTTAGccaagctagcaagctaactttAGCTCTcgcctctcgctctcttcacCCCTCATACAAAGCTACATTCTCTTGTGACAAACAAGAACGAGACAGACCACATTCAGCTATGTAGCTAATGGCTGTACAGATATGTTTAGCAGCTGTGTTAACAGCTGAATTCAATGTTGGTGTTCAGTGTGTTCTGACAGAGGTCCACGTCACCAGAGTCCTGTACTGTAACTCCTACACTGTGTTTTTGTCATGTGTGTTGTTCTCCAGGACAAGCTGGTTCTGAGTCAGCAGGAAGTCCAGCAGagagtccagcagagagagaaggagctgaaggagctcCAACAGGCTGTGGAGTCTTTCAAGGTCAGCATCAGGATCTCCACTACTGTAGTTGTGCTACTGGGAGATACCTGGATAGGACAGGTGGACTCTACATTCAGGAAGATTGGTGTCTCTCGAGCGAGCCATATCTTcatgtatttctttctctctctctcccctctctctctccttccttcccctctctcttctccaccaccccccccccccccccccccccctatccagCGCTCAGGCCAGGCAGCAGTGGAGGACAGTGAGAGGATCTTCACTGAGCTGATCCGCTCCATTGAGAGAAGGCGCTCTGAGGTGAAGGCTTTGATCAgagcccagcagggggcagcagtgaATCAGGCTGAAGGACtgctggagagactggagcaggagatagctgagctgaagaggagagacgctgagctggagaagctctcacacacagaggacaacaTCCACTTCCTCCTGGTAACTAGACTACCCTGGCAGCTCAGATCTGAAGCTACACTCACTGTCTGATCATCTATGTAGGATCTCTGCtcaacctgtgtgtctgtctatctatcattcttccatctgtttctctctccccctctgtctttatttatctctctcctccctccctgtctccagaACTACCAGTCTCTCTCCAGTACTAGTGTATCTTCAGATGTCCCCAGCAtgtctgttcctcctcttcagTACTTCAAACATGTCACTGAGGTGGTCTCTGAGCTGAGAAACAAACTAGAGGAGCTGATCCAGAGAGAGTGCTCCAACATCTCCACCACAGGTGAGCTGATTAAACACAGCAGGTCTGGAGGAACAGCACATTAAGCCTCATGGACCCAGACATGGTTTAGAGTAGAATGTTTCTTCTTAACACATGTCTgcgtctctctgtttgtgtgtgtgtatgtgtttctatgtctgtgtgtgtgtctgagtgcatgtacatgtgtgtatatgtgtgtttatctgtgcgaatgtgtgtctgtattattgtgtgtgtgtgtgtgtgtgtgtgtatgtctccagTCTCCACAGTGGAGGTGTTCCTGCCTCCAGAGCCCAAGACCAGAGCAGACCTCTTACCATGTGAGTTTCTGAAgtgtccaggtctctctccactgACACGTCTGATCCAGAACAACAGCAGCTTTAACATGGTGACACATGAATGGATGTGTTATTAACTCTGATCTGGTCTCTGCTCTTCTACCAGATTCCTGTCAGCTCACTCTGGACCTAAACACAGCACATAAACGCCTTTCTCTGTCTGAGAACAGGAAGGTGACATATCCAATGCAGCAGCAGCCATATCCTGACCATCCAGAGAGGTTCACCAAGTACAgtcaggtgctgtgtagagaggctCTGTCTGgacgctgttactgggaggtggagaggagaggtaacgGTGTTGACATAGCAGTCTCATATAAAGACATCAGCAGAACAGAGGGTAACTCTTACTTTGGTAacaataacaagtcctggagGTTACAGTGTTTTAGTGGTGTTTACACGTTCAGACATAACAGTGTTTATACTGCAGTAGCAGGCCCTCAGTCCTCCAGAGTAGGAGTGTACCTGGATCATAAGGCAGGTACTCTTTCCTTCTACAGTGTcatctctgacacactgaccctccTCCACAGAGTCCAGAACACCTTCACCCAGCCACT
This region includes:
- the LOC136951477 gene encoding tripartite motif-containing protein 16-like isoform X3, with the protein product MARQGVVLDQDQFCCSICLDLLKDPVTLPCGHSYCSSCIEGCWDQCEQRGVYSCPQCRQSFTLRPALKRNNMLAEVVEKLKETGGAQAAPSELTSPAGPGEVTCDLCTGPGKEKALKSCLMCLLSYCQTHLQPHYHSKMKNHKLVEATSGLSLQEMICSSHDKLLEVFCRTDQQCICILCTMEEHKGHDTVSAKTERKEKQDKLVLSQQEVQQRVQQREKELKELQQAVESFKRSGQAAVEDSERIFTELIRSIERRRSEVKALIRAQQGAAVNQAEGLLERLEQEIAELKRRDAELEKLSHTEDNIHFLLNYQSLSSTSVSSDVPSMSVPPLQYFKHVTEVVSELRNKLEELIQRECSNISTTVSTVEVFLPPEPKTRADLLPYSCQLTLDLNTAHKRLSLSENRKVTYPMQQQPYPDHPERFTKYSQVLCREALSGRCYWEVERRGS
- the LOC136951477 gene encoding tripartite motif-containing protein 16-like isoform X1 translates to MARQGVVLDQDQFCCSICLDLLKDPVTLPCGHSYCSSCIEGCWDQCEQRGVYSCPQCRQSFTLRPALKRNNMLAEVVEKLKETGGAQAAPSELTSPAGPGEVTCDLCTGPGKEKALKSCLMCLLSYCQTHLQPHYHSKMKNHKLVEATSGLSLQEMICSSHDKLLEVFCRTDQQCICILCTMEEHKGHDTVSAKTERKEKQDKLVLSQQEVQQRVQQREKELKELQQAVESFKRSGQAAVEDSERIFTELIRSIERRRSEVKALIRAQQGAAVNQAEGLLERLEQEIAELKRRDAELEKLSHTEDNIHFLLNYQSLSSTSVSSDVPSMSVPPLQYFKHVTEVVSELRNKLEELIQRECSNISTTVSTVEVFLPPEPKTRADLLPYSCQLTLDLNTAHKRLSLSENRKVTYPMQQQPYPDHPERFTKYSQVLCREALSGRCYWEVERRGNGVDIAVSYKDISRTEGNSYFGNNNKSWRLQCFSGVYTFRHNSVYTAVAGPQSSRVGVYLDHKAGTLSFYSVISDTLTLLHRVQNTFTQPLYPGFWLGNHGNSAEIIKLW